Proteins encoded together in one Solanum lycopersicum chromosome 7, SLM_r2.1 window:
- the LOC101251103 gene encoding serine carboxypeptidase II-2, whose product MLNLIWVFVVLGLFSISGSFSVNPNAQKQLDRVSKLPGQGFNVNFAHYSGYVTVNEDSERALFYWFFEAVDDPSSKPLVLWLNGGPGCSSIAFGLAEEIGPFHIEKDGKTLYWNPYSWNLAANVLFLDSPVGVGYSYSNTSSDHLNNGDARTAADSLVFLLKWLERFPEYKGRDFYISGESYAGHYVPQLSQAIVRHNHGLKKQVINLKGFMVGNALTDDYNDHLGLFQFMWSAGMISDQTYKQANALCHDQSYFRPSEQCDKILEQANEEIGNIDSYSIFTPACTAKFSILNHLLRKSNSVGHLRRSYDPCTEQHSKIYFNLPEVQSALHVHMRNSSFKWVTCSEEVSSSWKDSPNTVLDVYRELIKSGLRIWVFSGDTDAVIPVTSTRYSINALKLPTVAPWRAWYDDGQVGGWTQEYKGLTFVTVRGAGHEVALHRPKQALTLVKSFLAGTSMPSLELISDS is encoded by the exons ATGTTAAATCTCATTTGGGTTTTTGTTGTTCTTGGTTTATTTTCGATTTCTGGTAGTTTTTCTGTAAACCCAAATGCACAAAAACAATTAGACAGAGTTTCTAAGCTTCCTGGTCAAGGGTTTAATGTGAACTTTGCACATTATTCTGGTTATGTTACTGTAAATGAGGATTCTGAAAGAGCACTTTTTTATTGGTTTTTTGAAGCTGTTGATGATCCATCTTCAAAGCCTCTTGTTCTTTGGCTCAATGGAG GTCCAGGATGTTCGTCGATTGCCTTTGGGTTAGCTGAGGAAATTGGACCCTTTCATATTGAGAAAGATGGGAAGACCCTCTATTGGAATCCTTACTCTTGGAACTTAG CTGCAAACGTGTTATTTCTCGACTCGCCTGTTGGAGTTGGTTATTCCTATTCAAACACTTCATCTGATCATCTCAACAATGGTGACGCTCGGACAG CCGCGGACTCCCTTGTATTTTTACTGAAGTGGCTTGAACGATTTCCAGAATATAAAGGAAGAGATTTTTATATTTCAGGAGAGAGCTATGCtg GGCATTATGTTCCTCAGCTAAGTCAAGCTATTGTGAGGCACAACCATGGTTTAAAGAAGCAAGTGATCAATTTAAAAGGTTTCATG GTTGGAAATGCTTTGACTGATGACTATAATGATCACTTAGGACTATTTCAATTCATGTGGTCAGCCGGAATGATTTCTGACCAAACATACAAGCAGGCGAATGCTTTGTGCCACGACCAATCATATTTTAGACCCTCAGAGCAGTGTGATAAGATTCTTGAACAGGCTAATGAAGAAATCGGAAATATTGATAGCTACAGCATCTTCACTCCAGCATGCACAGCCAAGTTTAGTATACTAAACCACTTGCTCAGAAAGAGCAAC AGCGTAGGCCATCTCAGAAGAAGCTATGATCCATGCACAGAGCAGCACTCGAAGATCTACTTCAATCTTCCTGAAGTTCAGAGTGCTCTTCATGTTCATATGAGAAACTCATCATTCAAATGGGTAACTTGCAG TGAAGAAGTATCCAGCAGTTGGAAGGATTCTCCCAATACAGTGCTGGACGTCTATCGTGAATTGATAAAGTCAGGCCTTCGTATTTGGGTTTTCAG TGGTGACACAGATGCTGTGATCCCCGTTACATCAACCCGTTACAGCATAAATGCTCTAAAATTGCCAACTGTTGCTCCTTGGCGCGCTTGGTATGATGATGGACAG GTTGGAGGATGGACTCAGGAGTACAAAGGGCTGACATTTGTTACAGTAAGAGGCGCCGGTCATGAAGTTGCTCTGCATAGACCAAAGCAAGCTCTCACCCTCGTCAAGTCGTTCTTAGCAGGAACATCTATGCCTAGTTTGGAACTAATTAGTGACTCTTAg